A segment of the Thermoplasma sp. Kam2015 genome:
AACACCAGGACCCATGCCCTTTAGGTTTCCAGAAAAGGAGTCCTTGAGCAGATCCTGTCCTGCACCGTATAGGCCTAGTTTCTTGGCAACCTCAGTACCGGCCTTGAAGGCGTTCCATGCCAGTTCATGTATCTCCGGACTGTCTATGCCCTTCGTGTGGACCATGGTTATCTGGGCATCATCACCTACATGAGCCATCCTGAAATCAGATATGAGGTTCTTTCCATGATCCTCGATATAATCCTGTATCTTCGACATCACCTTTTCGTCCACTATAGAGTGGCCCGGCAAACTTCCTATGTCAGCCTTTATATGGGAAATAGTCACTTTCATTGATTTACCTATTGGAATATGAATAAAAAAGTTTCCTGAAACCATGCAAGGACGTCGGGGGGGAGATTTGAACTCCCGAGCTACGAGAGCAGTAGATCTCGAGTCTACCGCCTTACCGGGCTAGGCTACCCCGACACTCACAGAACGGCATCTGCCGGCATTACCACCATATTATTGTCGCATATAAACGTTTTACAGGACGGTCTCATACATAATACACAGCATGCTCTTATATTTCTGAGCTACAAAATAATTATATGTTGAGATTAAATTCCGCCGGATTTTAAGTTCTTCTTGACCTCAGCCGAGAGCCTTCCAAGCGGATAATCACCGGTGTCCACGAACTTTATGAGTTCCGCGAGTGCAGGATGCACCGATCTTATCTCGTTGTACATCCTGATCGCAAGATCACGCAGATCAAAGTGTGCCTGAGGAGTGCTCCTGATCTCTATGAAGTATGCTGCCTCTGCGAGATTCGTGGAGAAGACAACCGGATACCTGTATGCAAAAGGCACCACGTACTGCGCCAGTGCATATCCATACTTTTCCTTTATCCTGGCGTAAACAGCCGCAGCCTCCCTCATGGCCTCTGAATACTCTTCGGAGAGATCGGGTATCTTGGCTATGATAGGGGGAACATCGTATCCATAGCTTGCAGTAAGCGGCTTCCTCATGATTGTCAGGAACCTGTGCCTCTGCAGGTCGCGAAATGCACCATAATTTGTGGTCACCTCGAAGACGTAGTTGACCGCCTCGAACGGCCTTCCTATCTTCATACGCCTGTTCTTTCTCATATCCCTTATCTTACCTAGTATTGCTGATATCTCTGCAGCATCCATCGCCTTCACCCTCGATATTATCGAGGAGGCGTCCTCCGCGAATGGATACATCAGAAATGCAAGGGCCTTCTGAATTTCGTCCTTTTCGTTTCCGTATCTTATCAGCTTAACCTTCTCAAATTTCCCGCCATCCGTGAACGGAAACATGTTCATCAGGCGCTTTTTGTAATCTATTATATCCATTCCATGCTTGGAAACTGCATCGTCTATTATCTGGGGAAATTCTTGCCTGAGCTCGCCGTAAAGATCCGATGAGATCCTTTCCGTCTCAGGAAGGCCATATTCCTTCAGCTTCTGTATGAGGTGTATGAACGACCTTGCGTTCCCGCTTATGCCGATGTTTGTCAGAGTGGATGCCGGAAGTATGAAGCGCGCATCATCCAGCGCTCTGGAACGGACTGAGGATCTGTACGATCTCTGCGCAAGCTTCTTTCCGTTCTCGTCAAGATCCCTGTAGTTAGCTGGGCCTGAATCTATGCTGAAATCGAAAGACTCTATCGGCCACAGCTTCGATATCTCCGCTTCTATCCTCGGAAGCGCGGCTGAGTACAGATCGAAGAGTCTGTTGCAGAGATCCTCGTATTCCCTGGCGGAGTCGCCGCCTATCCCTATCCTCTCAGGCCGCATGAATAGGTAGTGTCCATCGATCTTTTTGTCATATGCAACATATCTAGTTGATTTTTCAAGATAAGAGAGGCCTATTCTTATTTCCTCTATGGCCTTCGAAGCTATGTTTGATACATTCTGGACGCCTACCTGCGCCGTTACGAGTTCGGCTATGGATTCGTCACCGTATTCTAGAAATATACGCCTGTAGAATTCCTCTGATTTCTTCTGGTTGCCCTCAAACTCCCTGTGATATACGGATCTTATGTCTGGATCGGATGCCCTGCTATAGCGCGACATGAGTGCACCGCGGTCTATCATCCGATCCGTCTTGATCAGGAAGACGTCCCTGTCCTCGTTTGAGAATGACATAGACCTTAATCATTAGAATATTTAAATTTATACCATTCGCGTAGCACGACGATGCGAAGACATTTTGATCGGACGATCCATGACTGATCTTTAAAAATGATAGATATATATATTAATATGATATATCCAACGAGTGGTATTATGCCTGACGATCTAACCGATAATGCAAAGAAGATTTACGATGCTATGAAGAAGCTTGGAGCAACCTCTGAAGAGAAGCTCAAGACTGCAGACGATATTATGAAGGCTGCGGCACTTGGAAAGTCCATTGTGAACTCTGCCCTTCAGGAACTGCAGAAGAAGGGCTATGTCAAGAGAGTTGCGAGACAGAAGAGCGCTGGATATTTCGTCATAAAATAATATTTTTACCACCTTTTTAAATTAATTTTTTGTGTATGTTTTCGTTACCATTTACGCGCTATAAATATGCTTAAATAAGTGTTTCTGTTAATAAAAACATGCGCTGGGGCCAGGTATGACAACCCTCATCATCAATGTGGACAGGGACAACGACTTCGGAGACAAGGCAGGCGTCAAGGGTCCTGTCGTTGGATACACAGAGTGTTATAATGCTGCCGTGAGGCTGATAAGCGTTGATCCAGAGGATTCCGACTCCAATGCGCTTTTTGGCGCCCTGAAGGTCTACGAGGATCTTAGGAAGAAGGGCGAAGATGTGGAAATTGCGCTTCTCACCGGAGACAACGACGTCGGGGAAAAATCTGACGAGATACTTTCCAGGCAGATAGCTGATGTCGTGGGATCCGGGCAGTATACCGATGCCATACTCGTATCCGACGGTGCAGAGGACGACTACATAGTTCCAGTCATCCTGTCATATATAAAGATAAGGTACGTAAAGCACATAATAGTCAGGCACAATGAGAACATAGAGAGCCTTTACTACTACATAGTCCGCGCGCTTAAGGACAAGAAGATACTCAGCAAGATACTGATACCGCTCGGCCTCGTTTTCCTGACCTACGGCCTGGTCTCGCTGATATTCATACTCTATTCAGCTTACGTTACCGGCGTCCGTGTCATCGATCCTACCGTTGGCGCCATAACCTTCGTCACCCTTGTTCTTGGTGCATACCTCCTGGAGAGGGGCTTTGACCTCTTCAACCTCATGGCCAGGGTGATAAGGGAGGTGCATGAATACGCACAGGATACAAGAATATTGTTCTTCACCTATGTCATTGCTGCGCTTCTGGTCATGGTCGGCATAGCATCCAGCTATACCATAGCCGTTCGCACATCAAGGAACGGCCTAGACGCCTTCCTGATATTTCTGTCGCTATTCACATGGTGGGTCTACGGATCCATCTTCACCACGGAGGTCGGCAGAGTCGCGGAGCTTGCCGTTGGGAGGAAGGCAGGAATACTTAAAATATGGTACGGCCTCATATTCTCCCTGTCAATAGCCTTCGTCGTGTACGGCATGTTCAACTACATAAGATACATACTCGGATTTATATCCCTGAAATCGGGCCTCATAAGCATCTTCTTCCTGATACTTGGTCTCATAATAGCCATAGTCTCCTCGATGGTACATCGGTACTTCAACGAAAATCCGGAGATCCTGAGGGAGGGTACATGAATGGACATGATCAGATGGATCTCGATATACGGTTCCATCGTCGATGATTTTAACTTCGATCCGGAGATGGATAGCCTGGCCTCCAGGATCCTTTCCAACTTTGTTGGAGATCCGATTTTACCTGAAGCTAAGGGAAACACAGCATACATCATAGGCAATGGGCCGGAGATCTCTGAGATCCTGCCAAGCCTGTCTCCTGGATACCACATCGTGGCAGATTCCGCAATAACCGCCTACACGGAGATCGCAGGATGCCCAGACATCGTAGTCACGGATCTGGATGGCGATATTGACGCGATTTTCCGTTGCGCCGCGCGGGGAACGAAGATAGTTATACATGCGCATGGAGACAACATAGGCAGTATAGTGAACAACAGCTCAAGAATGAACAGTAAAATGATCGGAACAACACAGAATTTACCGTTCAGGAACATTGCAAACTTCTTCGGCTTCACAGACGGCGATCGATCCGTATATATCGCAGACCGCATGGGCTTCAGCAATATCGTGCTGGTATCCTTCGATTTCAGGAATGTTAACAGATCCAAGCCTGGGAATCATGCCATGAAGGCAAAGAAGCTGAAATGGGCGGAAGCACTCATATCCATGATCGCGCTTGAACGCGGGACAACTTTGACCTGCGGTGATTTCATAGATATCTGATCTTCATTGTTCGCCAAGCGATTCCGCGCTCCTTATTATCCTTCCACCGACATATTCCGGCAGTATATCAGTATAATCAAGCTTCAGGCAGTATTCCAGATCCCTCTCGCTCACACCGGCTATTATGCTTCTGTTTATCTCGGCGGTCTCCTTCAGGTATGCATCCACATTGACCTGCTTTCCTTCCGCAGCTGCCTTCAGCAGTTCTGAAAATAGTATATCCTCCTCAGCCCTGCCGATTGGCCTGTTGGAAGGCAGTATCAGCACGTCCGAATATTTTCTGATCATGGAGACGGCTGAACTGAAGTTCACATACGACGCAAATATAACCCGCCCGGATCCTATTCTAGAAAGGACATAGGTTCCATTTGTGGATGTGAAGGCAACTATCTTTCCGGACAGATCCGCCTCATCGATCTCCGCTGGAGAATTGTCATAATCGAAGTACGGCGGCTTTATTCCATATTTTTCCCCGATTAGCACCGTACCGGGGTTCTTCCTCTTGAACTCTATGGCCTTCCTCACGTCCCTGAACGGAACAACGTATTGCGCACCCCTTGCAAGTATCAGCGGTATGGTCGTCGTGGATCTGAATACATCCACCACCACG
Coding sequences within it:
- a CDS encoding 6-hydroxymethylpterin diphosphokinase MptE-like protein: MDMIRWISIYGSIVDDFNFDPEMDSLASRILSNFVGDPILPEAKGNTAYIIGNGPEISEILPSLSPGYHIVADSAITAYTEIAGCPDIVVTDLDGDIDAIFRCAARGTKIVIHAHGDNIGSIVNNSSRMNSKMIGTTQNLPFRNIANFFGFTDGDRSVYIADRMGFSNIVLVSFDFRNVNRSKPGNHAMKAKKLKWAEALISMIALERGTTLTCGDFIDI
- a CDS encoding 2-phosphosulfolactate phosphatase family protein, which produces MIRIGDGRKSDSWAEINVVVDVFRSTTTIPLILARGAQYVVPFRDVRKAIEFKRKNPGTVLIGEKYGIKPPYFDYDNSPAEIDEADLSGKIVAFTSTNGTYVLSRIGSGRVIFASYVNFSSAVSMIRKYSDVLILPSNRPIGRAEEDILFSELLKAAAEGKQVNVDAYLKETAEINRSIIAGVSERDLEYCLKLDYTDILPEYVGGRIIRSAESLGEQ
- a CDS encoding FAD-dependent thymidylate synthase, yielding MSFSNEDRDVFLIKTDRMIDRGALMSRYSRASDPDIRSVYHREFEGNQKKSEEFYRRIFLEYGDESIAELVTAQVGVQNVSNIASKAIEEIRIGLSYLEKSTRYVAYDKKIDGHYLFMRPERIGIGGDSAREYEDLCNRLFDLYSAALPRIEAEISKLWPIESFDFSIDSGPANYRDLDENGKKLAQRSYRSSVRSRALDDARFILPASTLTNIGISGNARSFIHLIQKLKEYGLPETERISSDLYGELRQEFPQIIDDAVSKHGMDIIDYKKRLMNMFPFTDGGKFEKVKLIRYGNEKDEIQKALAFLMYPFAEDASSIISRVKAMDAAEISAILGKIRDMRKNRRMKIGRPFEAVNYVFEVTTNYGAFRDLQRHRFLTIMRKPLTASYGYDVPPIIAKIPDLSEEYSEAMREAAAVYARIKEKYGYALAQYVVPFAYRYPVVFSTNLAEAAYFIEIRSTPQAHFDLRDLAIRMYNEIRSVHPALAELIKFVDTGDYPLGRLSAEVKKNLKSGGI
- a CDS encoding DUF373 family protein: MTTLIINVDRDNDFGDKAGVKGPVVGYTECYNAAVRLISVDPEDSDSNALFGALKVYEDLRKKGEDVEIALLTGDNDVGEKSDEILSRQIADVVGSGQYTDAILVSDGAEDDYIVPVILSYIKIRYVKHIIVRHNENIESLYYYIVRALKDKKILSKILIPLGLVFLTYGLVSLIFILYSAYVTGVRVIDPTVGAITFVTLVLGAYLLERGFDLFNLMARVIREVHEYAQDTRILFFTYVIAALLVMVGIASSYTIAVRTSRNGLDAFLIFLSLFTWWVYGSIFTTEVGRVAELAVGRKAGILKIWYGLIFSLSIAFVVYGMFNYIRYILGFISLKSGLISIFFLILGLIIAIVSSMVHRYFNENPEILREGT
- a CDS encoding transcriptional regulator, giving the protein MPDDLTDNAKKIYDAMKKLGATSEEKLKTADDIMKAAALGKSIVNSALQELQKKGYVKRVARQKSAGYFVIK